DNA from Brevibacterium sp. 'Marine':
CCGGCACCGTCAACCGCCGGGCCCTGGCCCGGTTCGAAGCCGTGCTCGAACAGAAATCCGCACAATGATCGTCCTCACCGCCGCTCTGATCGCGGCCGGGATCGTCCTTGCGGCGCCCTCGGACCCGGGTGCCAGACTGCGGGAACTCCTGCACCGTGCAGAGGACGGCGAATCAGTGCCGAAAGGAGTGCGTGCCGTCTTTCGCCGAGGCGGCCACACCGCCGATGATCAGGCCGAGCGGTTGTGGGCGATCGCCGCGGTGGAGAACTGCGCCCATCTGCTCAAGGTGGGGATGACTCCGCAGGCGGTGATGACCACGCTCAGCCGCCACAATGACGCACTGGCCCCGATCTCACGAGCGATCTCGTTGGGTGAGGAGCCCGGACGCGCCATCGCCACCCGCAGCAGCGCGCTGTCGGAGGCCGCCGCTCACGTGCTGACCGGAATGGCCGCCGTGTGGACGGTGTCCGAACGTTCCGGAGCCCCCGCAGCCGAGATGATCCTGCGTTACGCGGCCGCCCAGAGAGACGCCCTCGACGCCGAACGCGAACGGCGCATCGCCATGGCCGGCCCGCGGTCGACGGTGCGGGTGCTCAGCTGGCTGCCGCTCATCGGCGTCGGTCTCGGACTGCTCATCGGCGTCCGACCCCTGGAACTCATCAGCGGGCTGCCGGGACAGCTGAGCATCGGTGCCGGACTCCTCCTGTACGGGGCCGGCCGATGGTGGATGCGGACGATGATGCTGCGAGCGCAGAGGTGATCATGCTTGCTGTGCTCATCGGTGCCTGTGTCGGACTCGGCGTGCTGCTGTGGTCCGGATCGACCCGCCGGAGACTGCAGAGCCTCCTCGGCGAGGGCAGGACCGATCCGACCGGCACCGAGGCGGCCACCCCGGAGGCGGGTCCGGCCGAGTCGGGGACAGAGCCGGCAGTGGCCGATGATCAGTTGGCATTCGACCTCGATCTCGTAGCGATCTGTCTGACCTCGGGCCTGCCGATTCCCGTGGCGCTGACCTTGACCGCCGAGGCGACCGATGACCGATCGGATCTGCAGAGGATCGCCCGTGCGATGACGATCGGAGGGCGCAGGCTCGCCGACGACGATCGGCTGCTGCCGGTGCTCGAGGTCTTCGAATTCTCCGAACACACCGGTGTCGGCCCGGCACCACTCATCGAGTCCGTGGCCGAGGAGCTGCGGGCGTCCTCACGCCG
Protein-coding regions in this window:
- a CDS encoding type II secretion system F family protein, with product MIVLTAALIAAGIVLAAPSDPGARLRELLHRAEDGESVPKGVRAVFRRGGHTADDQAERLWAIAAVENCAHLLKVGMTPQAVMTTLSRHNDALAPISRAISLGEEPGRAIATRSSALSEAAAHVLTGMAAVWTVSERSGAPAAEMILRYAAAQRDALDAERERRIAMAGPRSTVRVLSWLPLIGVGLGLLIGVRPLELISGLPGQLSIGAGLLLYGAGRWWMRTMMLRAQR
- a CDS encoding type II secretion system F family protein — protein: MLAVLIGACVGLGVLLWSGSTRRRLQSLLGEGRTDPTGTEAATPEAGPAESGTEPAVADDQLAFDLDLVAICLTSGLPIPVALTLTAEATDDRSDLQRIARAMTIGGRRLADDDRLLPVLEVFEFSEHTGVGPAPLIESVAEELRASSRRRRQEAAASLGVQLVLPLGVCILPAFLLLSVVPVVISLLTDLTTVFF